From a single Couchioplanes caeruleus genomic region:
- a CDS encoding SRPBCC domain-containing protein: protein MTIERRLAHAGFTLTRDYPAAVERVWSAFADEQEKLSWWGAGDAMEPAEWAFDFRVGGRDVAEGKFHDGPVSRYVATYTDIVEHHRIVTTYDMWLDGVHMSTSVASLEFEPIGDGTRFTHVEHGVFFDQFRADDKNREVGTRGLLDALGRYLA from the coding sequence GTGACGATCGAACGCCGGCTGGCCCACGCCGGATTCACGCTGACCCGCGACTACCCCGCCGCCGTCGAGCGCGTCTGGTCCGCATTCGCCGACGAGCAGGAGAAGCTGTCGTGGTGGGGCGCCGGCGACGCCATGGAGCCCGCCGAGTGGGCGTTCGACTTCCGCGTCGGCGGGCGGGACGTCGCCGAGGGGAAGTTCCACGACGGTCCGGTCTCGCGGTACGTGGCCACGTACACCGACATCGTCGAGCACCACCGCATCGTCACGACGTACGACATGTGGCTCGACGGCGTGCACATGTCCACCTCGGTGGCGTCGCTGGAGTTCGAGCCGATCGGCGACGGCACCCGGTTCACCCACGTCGAGCACGGCGTGTTCTTCGACCAGTTCCGGGCCGACGACAAGAACCGCGAAGTGGGCACCCGCGGCCTGCTCGACGCCCTCGGCCGCTATCTCGCGTGA
- a CDS encoding alpha,alpha-trehalose-phosphate synthase (UDP-forming): protein MRQSSLVVVANRLPLDDSTAPDGACEWRRSPGGLASALHAILQQTPATWVGWAGGTGEAPSLPDIGTLRIRPVGLSADELRGYYEGFANSTLWPLYHDAVEQPVFDRGWWETYRDVNRRFAEAAAEVVEPGGAVWVQDYHLQLVPQLIRELRPDVLIGFFLHVPFPPPELFMQLPRRVELLRGMLGADLVGFQRPQAAHNVAQLAVKLLGAPVTANDQITVDGRTVRTGAFPVSIDVAEMQALAARPDVRERARQLRTDLGRPRRVLLSVDRLDYTKGIEHRLTAYSELLRDGRVKVRDTVMIQVAVPSRERVENYRVLRDRIEGEVGRINGEYGRVGETAIHYLNQPFDRAELAALYQTADVMVVTPLRDGMNLVAKEYVAARADGAGALVLSEFAGAAAELSDAFLVNPHDVDGLKETLLHAMEADPADLERRMAGMRAHLTRHDILAWARAYLTALDRTGRIAAWLRR, encoded by the coding sequence ATGCGCCAGAGCTCGCTCGTGGTCGTTGCCAACCGTCTCCCGCTCGACGACAGCACCGCGCCCGACGGCGCCTGCGAGTGGAGGCGCAGCCCGGGCGGCCTCGCCAGCGCCCTGCACGCGATCCTGCAACAGACCCCCGCCACCTGGGTCGGCTGGGCGGGCGGCACCGGGGAGGCACCGTCCCTGCCGGACATCGGCACCCTGCGGATCCGCCCGGTCGGCCTCTCCGCCGACGAGCTGCGCGGCTACTACGAGGGCTTCGCCAACTCCACGCTGTGGCCGCTGTACCACGACGCCGTCGAGCAGCCCGTCTTCGACCGCGGCTGGTGGGAGACGTACCGCGACGTCAACCGGCGCTTCGCCGAGGCGGCCGCCGAGGTGGTCGAGCCCGGCGGCGCGGTGTGGGTCCAGGACTACCACCTGCAGCTCGTCCCCCAGCTGATCCGCGAGCTGCGCCCCGACGTGCTGATCGGCTTCTTCCTGCACGTGCCGTTCCCGCCGCCGGAGCTGTTCATGCAGCTGCCCCGCCGGGTGGAGCTGCTGCGCGGGATGCTCGGCGCCGACCTGGTCGGGTTCCAGCGCCCGCAGGCCGCGCACAACGTGGCCCAGCTCGCCGTCAAGCTGCTGGGCGCGCCGGTCACCGCCAACGACCAGATCACCGTGGACGGGCGTACGGTGCGCACCGGCGCGTTCCCGGTGTCGATCGACGTGGCGGAGATGCAGGCGCTGGCCGCCCGCCCCGACGTGCGCGAACGGGCCCGGCAGCTGCGTACGGATCTGGGCCGCCCGCGGCGCGTGCTGCTGAGCGTCGACCGGCTCGACTACACCAAGGGCATCGAGCACCGGCTGACCGCGTACAGCGAGTTGCTGCGCGACGGGCGGGTGAAGGTGCGCGACACGGTGATGATCCAGGTGGCGGTGCCCAGCCGGGAGCGCGTGGAGAACTACCGGGTGCTGCGCGACCGCATCGAGGGCGAGGTCGGGCGGATCAACGGCGAGTACGGCCGCGTCGGCGAGACCGCCATCCACTACCTCAACCAGCCCTTCGACCGCGCCGAGCTGGCCGCGCTCTACCAGACCGCCGACGTCATGGTGGTGACCCCGCTGCGCGACGGCATGAACCTCGTCGCCAAGGAGTACGTGGCCGCCCGCGCGGACGGCGCCGGCGCGCTGGTGCTCAGCGAGTTCGCCGGCGCCGCGGCCGAGCTGTCGGACGCCTTCCTGGTGAACCCGCACGACGTGGACGGGCTGAAGGAGACGCTGCTGCACGCGATGGAGGCCGACCCGGCGGACCTGGAACGGCGCATGGCCGGGATGCGGGCGCACCTCACCCGTCACGACATCCTCGCGTGGGCGCGGGCGTACCTGACCGCGCTGGACCGCACCGGCCGGATCGCCGCGTGGCTACGGCGCTGA
- a CDS encoding flavin-containing monooxygenase, whose amino-acid sequence MHDTPDIADRHDAVCVIGAGASGLASVKNLREQGFSVDCYERETSVGGAWNWRHDRSPVYAGTHLISSRPLTEFPDFPMPDDWPDYPDHARVLTYLERYAEHFALRDSIWFGTEVVSVTPVGDGRWDVTTRSTGGGAERVQRYAAVVVANGHNWSPKPLSADASAFRGRIMHAAAYKDPAQLRGRKVLVIGGGNTGCDIAVEAAQQATTVWHSTRRGYWYAPKYVFGRPADQVNAKLLQLRLPLRVRQWLYHRTLRLTVGDVTRYGLPAPDHRPYESHPVVNSQLVYYVGHGRITPVPDVVRLEGSTVEFADGRRVEPDVVVTATGYLPRFDFLAPELLDADEEGKPDLHLHAFARRHPTLAVVGLVQADAGLFPLAHWQSVAVARWLRLRDTDPERAALVQQKESTRPLRSWTRLHVVPSSRHWFEVGFTSYLRALGDLLDRMEATS is encoded by the coding sequence GTGCACGACACCCCTGACATCGCCGACCGGCACGACGCGGTCTGCGTGATCGGCGCGGGCGCCAGCGGCCTCGCATCGGTCAAGAACCTGCGCGAGCAGGGCTTCTCCGTCGACTGCTACGAGCGTGAGACCTCGGTGGGCGGCGCCTGGAACTGGCGGCACGACCGCAGCCCGGTGTACGCCGGCACCCACCTGATCTCGTCCCGCCCGCTCACCGAGTTCCCCGACTTCCCGATGCCGGACGACTGGCCCGACTATCCCGACCACGCCCGGGTGCTCACCTACCTCGAGCGGTACGCCGAACACTTCGCCCTGCGCGACAGCATCTGGTTCGGCACCGAGGTGGTGTCCGTGACCCCGGTCGGCGACGGCCGCTGGGACGTGACCACACGCAGCACCGGCGGCGGCGCCGAGCGGGTCCAGCGCTACGCCGCGGTCGTGGTCGCCAACGGGCACAACTGGTCGCCGAAGCCGCTGTCCGCCGACGCGTCGGCGTTCCGGGGCCGGATCATGCACGCAGCGGCGTACAAGGATCCGGCGCAGCTGCGCGGCCGCAAGGTCCTGGTGATCGGCGGCGGCAACACCGGCTGCGACATCGCCGTCGAGGCCGCCCAGCAGGCCACCACCGTCTGGCACTCCACCCGGCGCGGCTACTGGTACGCGCCCAAGTACGTCTTCGGCCGCCCCGCCGACCAGGTCAACGCCAAGCTGCTCCAGCTGCGCCTGCCGCTGCGGGTGCGGCAGTGGCTGTACCACCGCACGCTCCGGCTCACGGTCGGCGACGTCACCCGGTACGGCCTGCCCGCGCCGGACCACCGCCCGTACGAGAGCCACCCGGTCGTCAACAGCCAGCTCGTCTACTACGTCGGCCACGGGCGGATCACCCCGGTCCCGGACGTCGTACGGCTCGAGGGCTCCACGGTGGAGTTCGCCGACGGCCGCCGCGTCGAACCCGATGTGGTGGTCACGGCCACCGGCTACCTGCCGCGCTTCGACTTCCTCGCCCCGGAGCTGCTCGACGCCGACGAGGAAGGCAAGCCGGACCTGCACCTGCACGCGTTCGCCCGGCGGCACCCGACGCTGGCCGTGGTCGGGCTGGTGCAGGCCGACGCCGGGCTGTTCCCGCTGGCCCACTGGCAGAGCGTCGCGGTGGCCCGCTGGCTGCGGCTGCGCGACACCGACCCGGAACGCGCCGCCCTGGTGCAGCAGAAGGAGTCGACGCGGCCGCTGCGGTCGTGGACCCGGCTGCACGTGGTGCCGTCGTCGCGGCACTGGTTCGAGGTCGGCTTCACCAGCTACCTGCGAGCCCTCGGCGACCTCCTGGACCGGATGGAGGCGACCTCATGA
- a CDS encoding dihydrofolate reductase family protein, which translates to MTRVRIDMFASLDGYTSSGGTPENPMGEDWGRLTAAWAATRTFHERIFGDTSGKGTTGVDDAYGAAHFEDIGAEIMGAGMFGLHAYPDDPEWKGWWGDRPPFGTPVYVLTHTAPRPSIEMQGGTTFHFRNTAIEDVLAEAAEAAGGRDVRVGGGVSTARAFLRAGLVDDLHVMIAPILLGRGTRVWDDLHGLELTHQVKTEVAESGTIHVTFTRQDDK; encoded by the coding sequence ATGACCCGCGTTCGCATCGACATGTTCGCCTCGCTGGACGGCTACACCTCGTCCGGCGGCACCCCGGAGAATCCGATGGGCGAGGACTGGGGGCGCCTCACGGCGGCCTGGGCCGCGACCCGCACCTTCCATGAGCGGATCTTCGGCGACACCAGCGGCAAAGGCACGACCGGCGTCGACGACGCCTACGGCGCCGCGCACTTCGAGGACATCGGCGCCGAGATCATGGGCGCCGGCATGTTCGGCCTGCACGCGTACCCCGACGACCCGGAGTGGAAGGGCTGGTGGGGCGACCGGCCGCCGTTCGGCACCCCGGTCTACGTCCTCACCCACACCGCGCCGCGCCCCTCGATCGAGATGCAGGGCGGCACGACGTTCCACTTCCGCAACACCGCGATCGAGGACGTGCTCGCCGAGGCGGCCGAGGCGGCCGGCGGCCGGGACGTACGCGTCGGCGGCGGCGTGAGCACCGCACGGGCGTTCCTGCGCGCCGGGCTGGTCGACGACCTGCACGTGATGATCGCCCCGATCCTGCTCGGCCGGGGCACCCGGGTGTGGGACGACCTGCACGGCCTCGAGCTCACCCACCAGGTAAAGACGGAAGTCGCCGAGAGCGGCACCATCCACGTCACCTTCACGCGACAGGACGACAAGTGA
- a CDS encoding DUF308 domain-containing protein, whose translation MSAGGARRGRRDNGLDAADYAAAGDVDPRVGEHLLDVLAAGGIAAYLQPSADLNPILRATTFPARPTDRLYVDRLHLATAREHLHKLTGGSGPTPPAPRPDPAAAGDQSDVDAEWAKIVAGFHTAVDPTAPPWPAAEGIDPTAAPPEPPAYEPPKPQPGDRLTSATDFTGIQLNRRRTDRVDEPPSMLDGLDTFGAGIDDDDDDERYVPPPPPPLPHISKYAIAGVLGVVLGFVLFVFPWLIPIDRTIVTLIGFTAIVAGAVTLVWRLRSGEDDDDFDDGAVV comes from the coding sequence GTGTCTGCGGGTGGCGCCCGTCGCGGGCGGCGGGACAACGGGCTCGACGCGGCCGACTACGCGGCCGCGGGCGACGTGGATCCGCGTGTCGGCGAGCACCTGCTCGACGTCCTGGCCGCCGGGGGGATCGCCGCCTACCTGCAGCCGTCCGCCGATCTGAACCCGATCCTGCGGGCCACCACGTTCCCCGCCCGCCCCACCGACCGGCTCTACGTGGACCGCCTGCACCTCGCGACCGCCCGGGAGCACCTGCACAAACTCACCGGCGGTTCCGGGCCGACCCCGCCGGCGCCCCGGCCCGACCCGGCCGCGGCCGGCGACCAGAGCGACGTGGACGCCGAGTGGGCGAAGATCGTCGCGGGCTTCCACACCGCCGTCGACCCGACCGCGCCGCCGTGGCCGGCCGCGGAGGGCATCGACCCCACGGCGGCGCCGCCCGAGCCGCCGGCGTACGAGCCGCCGAAGCCGCAGCCGGGCGACCGGCTGACCTCGGCCACGGACTTCACCGGCATCCAGCTCAACCGCCGGCGCACCGACCGGGTGGACGAGCCGCCGAGCATGCTGGACGGCCTCGACACGTTCGGCGCCGGGATCGACGACGACGATGACGACGAGCGGTACGTGCCGCCGCCCCCGCCGCCGCTGCCGCACATCTCCAAGTACGCGATCGCCGGGGTGCTCGGCGTCGTCCTGGGTTTCGTGCTGTTCGTCTTCCCGTGGCTGATCCCGATCGATCGCACGATCGTGACGCTGATCGGCTTCACCGCGATCGTCGCCGGAGCGGTGACACTGGTGTGGCGGCTGCGCTCGGGTGAGGACGACGACGACTTCGACGACGGCGCAGTCGTCTGA
- a CDS encoding ArsR/SmtB family transcription factor, whose protein sequence is MPKYYDELDAVLRALADPTRRAVVERLAKSPAVVSDLAAPFSMALPSLMQHLRVLEDAGVVTSEKHGRVRTVSLRPGALDVLHLWLDEQRTPAERQADRLGIHLARTEGEGNLR, encoded by the coding sequence GTGCCTAAGTATTACGACGAGCTCGACGCCGTCCTCCGCGCCCTCGCGGATCCGACGCGCCGGGCCGTCGTGGAACGGCTGGCGAAGTCCCCGGCCGTCGTGTCCGACCTCGCGGCACCGTTCTCCATGGCGTTGCCGTCGCTGATGCAGCACCTGCGGGTCCTGGAGGACGCGGGCGTCGTCACGTCGGAGAAGCACGGCCGCGTCCGCACCGTGAGCCTGCGACCGGGCGCCCTCGACGTGCTGCACCTGTGGCTCGACGAGCAACGAACACCCGCGGAGCGCCAGGCCGACCGGCTCGGCATCCACCTGGCCCGCACCGAAGGAGAAGGAAACCTGAGATGA
- a CDS encoding endonuclease/exonuclease/phosphatase family protein: MAGVPLRVLSYNVHGLRDDRAALTGLVRELAPDVVIVQEAPRRFRWRHKCAALADDFGMVVAAGGLPSLGNLLLVSLRVRVHDTWCLRYPLTPGRHLRGAAFANCSVHGGRFTVSGSHLATDPTERPDQAALWKQALSEVEGPLVAGGDLNEGPGGGAWRTVADGLVDTAESAGGAPLTFPATLPRLRLDALFVSPDVEVSRYEVVESEAARRASDHLPVVADLVLPGN; the protein is encoded by the coding sequence GTGGCCGGGGTCCCGCTGCGGGTGCTGAGCTACAACGTGCACGGGCTGCGCGACGACCGCGCGGCCCTGACCGGGCTGGTCCGTGAGCTGGCCCCGGACGTCGTCATCGTGCAGGAGGCGCCGCGCCGGTTCCGCTGGCGGCACAAGTGCGCGGCCCTCGCCGACGACTTCGGCATGGTCGTCGCGGCGGGCGGCCTGCCGTCGCTGGGCAACCTGCTGCTGGTCAGCCTGCGCGTACGGGTGCACGACACCTGGTGCCTGCGCTATCCGCTGACCCCGGGGCGCCACCTGCGCGGCGCGGCCTTCGCCAACTGCTCGGTGCACGGCGGCCGCTTCACCGTCTCCGGTTCGCACCTGGCCACCGATCCGACCGAACGCCCCGACCAGGCGGCGCTGTGGAAGCAGGCGCTGTCCGAGGTGGAGGGTCCGCTCGTGGCGGGCGGCGACCTCAACGAGGGCCCGGGCGGCGGGGCGTGGCGCACGGTCGCGGACGGCCTGGTGGATACGGCCGAGTCGGCCGGGGGTGCCCCCCTGACGTTTCCCGCGACGCTGCCCCGGCTCCGCCTGGACGCCCTGTTCGTGTCGCCGGACGTGGAGGTGTCGCGCTACGAGGTGGTGGAGTCGGAGGCGGCCCGCCGGGCCAGCGACCACCTGCCGGTCGTCGCTGACCTCGTGCTGCCCGGGAACTGA
- a CDS encoding alpha/beta hydrolase yields the protein MSSRLLRFEDWTSPVPPVRREVFSALPHPDEGEPPLLFVPGLGHGGWAFREHWLGHAASRGFAAYALTPREHGSLRAYMHDVVQVAAGLPRQTVLVGHGTGALVVAHALARYPARAAVLAAPVLHGRPALGAALRVNPLGTLPALFGGALTLSRKQLFSAEAPDAHLERLTRTPAAVARSLVTAPEPAAPVGSPPVLVLGSPDDRVVTRKALDRTAARYGGAPLLFPGMGHDLMLDAAWRDPIDAILDWLVKELAG from the coding sequence ATGAGCTCACGGCTGCTGCGGTTCGAGGACTGGACATCGCCGGTGCCGCCGGTGCGCCGGGAGGTGTTCAGCGCCCTGCCGCACCCCGACGAGGGGGAACCGCCGCTGCTGTTCGTGCCCGGGCTGGGCCACGGCGGGTGGGCGTTCCGCGAGCACTGGCTCGGGCATGCCGCGTCGCGAGGGTTCGCCGCGTACGCGCTGACGCCACGCGAGCACGGGTCATTGCGGGCGTACATGCACGACGTCGTCCAGGTCGCCGCGGGGCTGCCCCGGCAGACCGTGCTGGTCGGCCACGGCACCGGCGCGCTCGTCGTCGCGCACGCGCTCGCCCGGTATCCGGCCCGGGCCGCGGTGCTGGCGGCGCCGGTGCTGCACGGCCGGCCGGCGCTCGGCGCGGCGCTGCGGGTCAACCCGCTCGGCACCCTGCCGGCGCTGTTCGGCGGGGCGCTGACGCTGAGCCGCAAGCAGCTGTTCAGCGCGGAGGCGCCGGACGCGCACCTCGAACGCCTCACCCGGACGCCGGCTGCCGTGGCCCGGTCGCTGGTCACCGCCCCGGAGCCCGCCGCCCCGGTGGGATCGCCGCCGGTGCTGGTCCTGGGCAGCCCGGACGACCGGGTGGTCACCCGCAAGGCCCTCGACCGCACGGCGGCCCGCTACGGTGGCGCGCCGCTGCTCTTCCCCGGCATGGGGCACGACCTGATGCTGGACGCGGCGTGGCGCGACCCCATCGACGCGATCCTCGACTGGCTCGTCAAGGAGCTCGCCGGGTAG